The Populus alba chromosome 4, ASM523922v2, whole genome shotgun sequence genome contains a region encoding:
- the LOC118040476 gene encoding thaumatin-like protein 1 isoform X2 — MDYFSSCFPTLISSFVLLLLVSYKGCVLAATFTFVNRCEHTVWPGILANAGSPRLDSTGFELPQDSSRSFTAPTGWSGRFWARTGCNFDESGAGLCSTGDCGSGQVECNGFGAAPPATLAEFTLGSGGQDFYDVSLVDGYNLAMVVEGSGGSGMCASTGCISDLNIQCPQELRVGEGDACKSACEAFGSPEYCCSGAFNTPATCKPSVYSEMFKAACPKSYSYAYDDATSTFTCSGADYTVTFCPSSPSQKSSSYSTPTTEGTTTSQGSGTGSGLEYTGSGSGIDSGAGSGTGSGGETMLADGSWLAGLAMGDSYKTASPSALQSTIMAFTTLVLIFALLHS, encoded by the exons ATGGATTACTTCTCTAGCTGCTTCCCCACTCTCATTTCCagctttgttcttcttcttcttgtgagTTATAAAG GTTGTGTTTTAGCTGCTACGTTCACATTTGTAAACAGATGTGAGCACACAGTTTGGCCTGGAATTCTTGCCAATGCGGGCAGTCCTAGACTTGACAGCACCGGATTTGAGCTTCCACAAGACTCTTCTCGTTCTTTTACAGCCCCAACTGGCTGGTCTGGTCGTTTTTGGGCTCGAACCGGCTGTAATTTCGACGAATCCGGAGCCGGGTTATGCTCAACAGGTGACTGCGGGTCGGGTCAAGTTGAATGTAACGGATTTGGAGCTGCTCCACCTGCTACATTAGCAGAGTTCACACTCGGGTCGGGTGGGCAGGATTTTTACGATGTTAGTCTTGTAGATGGGTACAATTTGGCCATGGTTGTGGAAGGTAGTGGGGGGTCGGGCATGTGCGCTTCAACGGGCTGTATATCGGATCTTAACATACAGTGTCCACAAGAACTGAGGGTTGGTGAAGGCGACGCGTGTAAGAGCGCGTGTGAAGCTTTTGGGAGCCCGGAGTACTGCTGTAGTGGCGCGTTCAATACACCCGCCACTTGTAAACCTTCTGTTTATTCAGAGATGTTCAAGGCTGCTTGTCCTAAATCTTACAGTTATGCTTATGATGATGCAACTAGCACTTTTACTTGTAGCGGTGCTGATTATACAGTGACCTTTTGCCCTTCATCTCCAAG TCAGAAATCTTCAAGCTACTCAACGCCAACGACAGAAGGAACAACAACATCACAGGGGTCTGGCACAGGATCCGGGCTGGAATACACGGGCTCTGGTTCAGGCATTGATTCTGGGGCTGGATCCGGGACTGGATCCGGAGGAGAAACCATGCTAGCGGATGGGTCATGGTTAGCTGGTTTGGCCATGGGAGACTCGTATAAGACAGCTTCTCCTTCTGCTCTACAATCAACAATAATGGCTTTTACGACTCTTGTCCTAATTTTTGCCCTTCTTCACTCGTAG
- the LOC118040476 gene encoding thaumatin-like protein 1 isoform X1, translating into MDYFSSCFPTLISSFVLLLLVSYKGCVLAATFTFVNRCEHTVWPGILANAGSPRLDSTGFELPQDSSRSFTAPTGWSGRFWARTGCNFDESGAGLCSTGDCGSGQVECNGFGAAPPATLAEFTLGSGGQDFYDVSLVDGYNLAMVVEGSGGSGMCASTGCISDLNIQCPQELRVGEGDACKSACEAFGSPEYCCSGAFNTPATCKPSVYSEMFKAACPKSYSYAYDDATSTFTCSGADYTVTFCPSSPSSQKSSSYSTPTTEGTTTSQGSGTGSGLEYTGSGSGIDSGAGSGTGSGGETMLADGSWLAGLAMGDSYKTASPSALQSTIMAFTTLVLIFALLHS; encoded by the exons ATGGATTACTTCTCTAGCTGCTTCCCCACTCTCATTTCCagctttgttcttcttcttcttgtgagTTATAAAG GTTGTGTTTTAGCTGCTACGTTCACATTTGTAAACAGATGTGAGCACACAGTTTGGCCTGGAATTCTTGCCAATGCGGGCAGTCCTAGACTTGACAGCACCGGATTTGAGCTTCCACAAGACTCTTCTCGTTCTTTTACAGCCCCAACTGGCTGGTCTGGTCGTTTTTGGGCTCGAACCGGCTGTAATTTCGACGAATCCGGAGCCGGGTTATGCTCAACAGGTGACTGCGGGTCGGGTCAAGTTGAATGTAACGGATTTGGAGCTGCTCCACCTGCTACATTAGCAGAGTTCACACTCGGGTCGGGTGGGCAGGATTTTTACGATGTTAGTCTTGTAGATGGGTACAATTTGGCCATGGTTGTGGAAGGTAGTGGGGGGTCGGGCATGTGCGCTTCAACGGGCTGTATATCGGATCTTAACATACAGTGTCCACAAGAACTGAGGGTTGGTGAAGGCGACGCGTGTAAGAGCGCGTGTGAAGCTTTTGGGAGCCCGGAGTACTGCTGTAGTGGCGCGTTCAATACACCCGCCACTTGTAAACCTTCTGTTTATTCAGAGATGTTCAAGGCTGCTTGTCCTAAATCTTACAGTTATGCTTATGATGATGCAACTAGCACTTTTACTTGTAGCGGTGCTGATTATACAGTGACCTTTTGCCCTTCATCTCCAAG CAGTCAGAAATCTTCAAGCTACTCAACGCCAACGACAGAAGGAACAACAACATCACAGGGGTCTGGCACAGGATCCGGGCTGGAATACACGGGCTCTGGTTCAGGCATTGATTCTGGGGCTGGATCCGGGACTGGATCCGGAGGAGAAACCATGCTAGCGGATGGGTCATGGTTAGCTGGTTTGGCCATGGGAGACTCGTATAAGACAGCTTCTCCTTCTGCTCTACAATCAACAATAATGGCTTTTACGACTCTTGTCCTAATTTTTGCCCTTCTTCACTCGTAG